One genomic segment of Helicobacter pylori NQ4053 includes these proteins:
- a CDS encoding pseudouridine synthase: protein MEGFGLRINQFLAHYTKHSRREAEKLVLEGRVKINHEHAKLASVVKENDKVFLDKRLIKPLKNKKFSVLIYHKPKGELVSKADPLKRRVIYESLEKKYAHFAPVGRLDFASEGVLLLSDSKAVVSALMHADLEKEYLIKIQGFVTREMENAMQEGLKLKNATKGAHQKTPIKSMEFAPFIGYEIIKNHAKYSKLRVIINEGKNRELRRFFAFFNAGVLDLRRVRYGFVNLNALPVGKMRFLNRQEYNELHAFMANRANVKED from the coding sequence GTGGAGGGATTTGGCTTGAGGATCAACCAGTTTTTAGCCCATTACACCAAGCACTCCAGAAGAGAGGCTGAAAAATTGGTTTTAGAAGGGCGGGTGAAAATCAACCATGAGCATGCCAAACTCGCTAGCGTGGTTAAAGAAAACGACAAGGTGTTTTTAGACAAACGGCTCATCAAGCCCTTAAAAAACAAAAAATTCAGCGTGCTAATCTATCACAAGCCAAAGGGCGAATTAGTGAGCAAAGCCGATCCCTTAAAACGGCGCGTGATTTATGAAAGCCTGGAGAAAAAATACGCCCATTTCGCGCCGGTGGGGCGTTTGGATTTTGCGAGCGAGGGGGTGCTACTCTTAAGCGATAGTAAGGCGGTGGTGAGCGCTTTGATGCATGCGGATTTAGAAAAAGAATATCTCATTAAAATTCAAGGTTTTGTTACAAGAGAGATGGAAAACGCCATGCAAGAGGGCTTGAAATTAAAAAACGCCACTAAGGGAGCGCACCAAAAAACCCCCATTAAAAGCATGGAATTTGCCCCCTTTATTGGTTATGAAATCATCAAAAACCATGCCAAATATTCTAAACTGAGAGTCATCATCAATGAGGGGAAAAACAGAGAATTGAGGCGTTTTTTTGCGTTTTTTAACGCTGGAGTGTTGGATTTAAGGCGCGTTCGTTATGGTTTTGTGAATTTGAATGCCTTGCCGGTAGGGAAAATGCGTTTTTTAAACCGCCAAGAATACAATGAGTTGCATGCGTTTATGGCTAATAGGGCTAATGTTAAAGAGGATTAG
- a CDS encoding ABC transporter ATP-binding protein has product MNATNNQVLIEVKDLHSAFGSTIIHRGVSFSVHKGEVMAILGGSGSGKSTLLRCMILLNRPTKGEVLLFGEDIWKLKEREQQKIFNRCGICFQFGALYSSLTVLENVGVMLEQYGAYSKKIVEEISKMWIEKVGLPPRAYHLYPYELSGGMKKRVGIARAMATNPEILFLDEPTSGLDPYSAGKFDELIMTLKESLQLTVVMITHDLDSVHDCVDRFIMLKDGLLEFNGDLKDFIKKAQTQGLDEGNLFNSTRGEKFWKGM; this is encoded by the coding sequence ATGAACGCTACTAACAACCAAGTCTTAATTGAAGTGAAGGATCTCCATAGCGCTTTTGGGAGCACCATTATCCATAGGGGCGTGAGTTTTAGCGTGCATAAGGGCGAAGTGATGGCGATTTTAGGAGGGTCAGGGAGCGGTAAAAGCACGCTTTTAAGATGCATGATCTTACTCAATCGCCCCACAAAGGGGGAAGTGTTGCTTTTTGGGGAAGATATATGGAAACTCAAAGAAAGAGAGCAGCAAAAGATTTTTAACCGCTGTGGGATTTGCTTCCAGTTTGGGGCGCTCTATAGCTCTCTAACCGTTTTAGAAAATGTGGGTGTGATGCTAGAGCAATACGGCGCTTATTCTAAAAAAATTGTTGAAGAAATTTCTAAAATGTGGATTGAAAAAGTGGGTTTGCCCCCTAGGGCTTACCACCTTTACCCCTATGAATTGAGTGGGGGGATGAAAAAGCGCGTGGGTATAGCAAGGGCTATGGCGACTAATCCGGAAATCTTATTTTTAGATGAGCCAACAAGCGGTCTGGATCCTTATAGCGCGGGCAAATTTGATGAACTGATCATGACGCTCAAAGAGAGCTTGCAGCTCACGGTGGTGATGATTACGCATGATTTAGACTCCGTGCATGATTGCGTGGATCGATTCATCATGCTCAAAGACGGGCTATTAGAATTTAATGGGGATTTAAAGGATTTTATTAAAAAGGCTCAAACTCAAGGGCTAGATGAAGGCAATTTATTCAATTCAACACGAGGAGAGAAATTTTGGAAAGGCATGTAA
- a CDS encoding cytochrome-c peroxidase, which yields MKKSILLGVCLAFSCVYALSDMDLIKKAKESQLEPMPMGKALKEYQIKKTRDVGIGAKNSEIMTSAQVELGKMLYFDPRISTSYLVSCNTCHNLGLGGVDLIPSAIGSQWKKNPHLLSSPTVYNSVFNDVQFWDGRVTHLNEQAQGPIQSSFEMGADPKVVVEKINSIPGYVKLFRKAYGSRVKIDFKLIADSIAMFEATLITPSRYDDFLRGNPKALSKAEKEGLDLFISKGCVACHNGINLGGTMQPFGVVKPYKFANVGDFKGDKNGLVKVPTLRNITETMPYFHNGQFWDVKDAIKEMGSIQLGIEISDAEAKKIETFFGALRGKKPKIIYPELPIMTDKTPKPSF from the coding sequence ATGAAAAAATCCATTTTATTGGGCGTTTGCTTGGCTTTTTCTTGCGTTTATGCTTTAAGCGATATGGATTTGATTAAAAAAGCGAAGGAAAGCCAATTAGAACCCATGCCTATGGGCAAAGCGCTCAAAGAATACCAGATTAAAAAAACCAGAGATGTGGGCATTGGCGCTAAAAACAGCGAAATCATGACCTCCGCTCAAGTGGAATTAGGCAAAATGCTCTATTTTGACCCTAGGATTTCCACTTCCTATCTCGTGTCTTGCAACACATGCCATAATTTGGGCTTAGGCGGGGTGGATCTAATCCCAAGCGCTATAGGCTCTCAATGGAAGAAAAACCCCCACCTTTTAAGTTCCCCAACGGTGTATAACTCTGTGTTTAACGATGTGCAGTTTTGGGATGGTAGGGTTACGCATTTAAACGAGCAAGCGCAAGGGCCGATCCAATCTTCTTTTGAAATGGGGGCTGATCCTAAAGTCGTGGTAGAAAAAATCAATTCCATACCAGGCTATGTCAAGCTCTTTAGAAAAGCTTATGGCTCTAGAGTCAAAATTGATTTTAAATTGATCGCTGATAGTATCGCTATGTTTGAAGCCACGCTTATTACCCCAAGCCGTTACGATGATTTTTTAAGGGGCAATCCTAAAGCGCTCAGCAAAGCCGAAAAAGAAGGGCTGGATTTATTCATTTCTAAAGGCTGTGTGGCTTGCCATAACGGCATCAATCTTGGGGGGACAATGCAGCCTTTTGGGGTGGTCAAACCTTATAAATTCGCTAATGTGGGCGATTTCAAAGGCGATAAAAACGGGCTTGTTAAAGTGCCTACTTTAAGGAATATCACCGAAACGATGCCTTATTTCCATAACGGGCAATTCTGGGATGTTAAAGATGCGATTAAAGAAATGGGCTCTATCCAGTTAGGCATTGAAATCAGCGATGCAGAAGCGAAAAAAATTGAAACTTTCTTTGGAGCCTTAAGGGGTAAAAAGCCTAAGATAATCTACCCAGAACTCCCCATAATGACAGACAAAACCCCTAAACCCTCTTTTTGA
- a CDS encoding ABC transporter permease has translation MKTEKQKFLEMRKDGADSVLILRGDWDFKTSVFRLDELKKNLLDHQGPLKMDFSGCQKVDFVFGMFLFDLVKERSLNIELCNVSENNACALKVVKDWLEKEEDLESKKAGKKYELMITKLGKSLVETYNTFLNAFNFCGMILFYFIKSVFNPKRFCITPLLYHINESGFKVLPVSILTVFIVGFAVALQGALQLQDLGAPLMSVEMTAKLALREIGPFILTLVVAGRSASSFTAQIGVMKITEELDAMKTMGFNPFEFLVLPRVLALVIVLPLLVFIADAFAILGGMFAIKYQLDLGFPSYIDRLHDTVGWNHFLVGIVKAPFWGFAIAMVGCMRGFEVKGDTESIGRLTTISVVNALFWIIFLDAIFSILFSKLNI, from the coding sequence ATGAAGACAGAGAAACAAAAATTTTTAGAGATGCGTAAAGATGGGGCGGACTCTGTGCTGATTTTAAGAGGGGATTGGGATTTTAAAACGAGCGTGTTTCGTTTAGATGAGTTGAAAAAAAATTTATTAGATCATCAAGGGCCTTTAAAAATGGATTTTTCAGGGTGTCAAAAAGTGGATTTTGTTTTTGGCATGTTTTTATTTGATTTAGTTAAGGAGCGTTCTTTAAACATTGAATTGTGCAACGTGAGCGAGAATAACGCATGCGCTTTGAAAGTGGTTAAAGACTGGCTTGAAAAAGAAGAGGATTTAGAATCTAAAAAAGCGGGCAAAAAATACGAACTCATGATCACTAAATTGGGTAAGAGTCTTGTAGAGACTTATAACACCTTTTTAAACGCGTTCAATTTTTGCGGCATGATTTTATTTTACTTCATTAAAAGCGTTTTCAACCCCAAACGCTTTTGCATCACTCCTTTGCTCTATCATATTAATGAATCCGGGTTTAAGGTTTTGCCGGTGAGTATTTTAACGGTGTTTATCGTGGGGTTTGCCGTTGCTTTGCAAGGGGCTTTACAACTACAAGACTTGGGCGCGCCTTTGATGTCGGTGGAAATGACGGCCAAACTCGCTTTAAGAGAGATCGGCCCTTTCATTTTAACCCTTGTGGTGGCCGGGAGGAGCGCGAGCAGTTTTACCGCCCAAATTGGGGTGATGAAGATCACTGAAGAATTGGATGCGATGAAAACCATGGGCTTTAACCCTTTTGAATTTTTAGTGTTGCCTAGGGTGTTAGCCTTAGTGATTGTTTTGCCTTTATTGGTGTTTATCGCTGATGCGTTCGCCATTCTTGGGGGCATGTTTGCGATTAAATACCAATTGGATCTAGGCTTTCCAAGCTATATAGACAGACTGCATGACACAGTGGGTTGGAATCATTTTTTGGTAGGGATTGTCAAAGCCCCTTTTTGGGGGTTTGCGATTGCGATGGTGGGGTGCATGCGCGGGTTTGAAGTCAAGGGGGATACTGAGAGCATTGGGCGCTTGACCACCATTAGCGTCGTGAACGCTTTGTTTTGGATCATTTTCTTAGACGCTATTTTTTCTATTCTCTTTTCTAAGTTGAACATATAA
- the ilvE gene encoding branched-chain-amino-acid transaminase, translating to MANLENLDWKNLGFSYIKTDFRFIATYKNGSWSQGELVSENVLQISEGSPVLHYGQACFEGLKAYRSQKGKALLFRPLENAKRLQTSCERLLMPKVSEELFLRACAEVVEANQKWLAPYKSGASLYLRPFVIGVGDNLGVKPANEYLFIVFCAPVGAYFKGGIEKGGARFITTIFDRAAPKGTGGVKVGGNYAASLLAHKMAVEQGYDDCIYLDPATHTKIEEVGAANFFGITHDNAFITPHSPSILPSVTRKSLMVLAKEHLKLKVEEREILMDELGAFKEAGACGTAAIITPIKEITHNNKSYFFETPGHITKQLYDLLLSIQQGEQEAPKDWIFEVG from the coding sequence ATGGCAAATTTAGAAAATTTAGATTGGAAAAATTTAGGCTTTAGCTACATTAAAACGGATTTTCGCTTCATCGCTACTTATAAAAACGGCTCTTGGTCGCAAGGCGAATTGGTTAGCGAAAACGTGTTACAGATCAGCGAAGGCTCGCCGGTCTTGCACTACGGACAGGCTTGTTTTGAAGGCTTGAAGGCTTACCGCTCTCAAAAGGGGAAGGCTTTACTTTTTCGCCCTTTAGAAAACGCCAAACGCTTGCAAACTTCATGCGAAAGACTGCTCATGCCCAAAGTGAGCGAAGAGCTGTTTTTAAGGGCATGCGCTGAAGTGGTGGAAGCGAATCAAAAATGGCTCGCTCCTTATAAAAGCGGGGCGAGTTTGTATTTGCGCCCTTTTGTCATAGGCGTAGGGGATAATTTGGGGGTGAAGCCGGCTAATGAATACCTTTTTATCGTGTTTTGCGCACCGGTGGGGGCGTATTTTAAGGGGGGTATAGAAAAAGGAGGGGCTAGGTTTATCACTACGATTTTTGATAGGGCCGCGCCTAAAGGCACTGGTGGGGTGAAAGTGGGGGGGAATTATGCTGCAAGCCTGTTAGCCCATAAAATGGCTGTAGAGCAAGGCTATGATGATTGCATTTATTTAGATCCTGCCACGCACACTAAAATTGAAGAAGTGGGGGCGGCGAATTTTTTTGGCATCACGCATGACAACGCCTTTATCACCCCGCATTCGCCAAGCATTCTGCCAAGCGTTACTAGAAAAAGCTTGATGGTTTTGGCTAAAGAACACTTGAAATTAAAAGTAGAAGAGAGGGAAATCTTAATGGATGAGTTGGGCGCGTTTAAAGAAGCTGGAGCGTGTGGGACAGCCGCAATCATTACGCCCATTAAAGAAATCACGCATAATAACAAGTCTTATTTTTTTGAAACACCGGGCCATATTACTAAACAACTCTATGACTTGCTTTTATCCATTCAGCAAGGCGAACAAGAAGCCCCTAAAGATTGGATTTTTGAAGTTGGCTAA
- the dnaE gene encoding DNA polymerase III subunit alpha, whose product MKENKAFTHLHLHTEYSLLDGANKIKILAKRIKELGMKSVSVTDHGNMFGAIDFYTSMKKEGIKPIIGMEAYIHNDDNLSSKETKQRFHLCLFAKNQEGYENLMFLSSMAYLEGFYYFPRINKKLLREHSKGIIASSACLQGEVNYHLNTNNERNRKYGAKGYDEAKRIACEYQEIFEDDFYLEIMRHGILDQRFIDEQVIKMSLETGLKIIATNDTHYTMPNDAKAQEVAMCVAMGKTLNDKGRLKHSVHEFYIKSPEEMAKLFADIPEALENTQEIADKCVLEIDLKDDKKNPPTPPSFKFTKAYAQNEGLNFEDDASYFAHKAREGLKERLILVPKEKHDQYKERLEKEIEVITNMKFPGYMLIVWDFIRYAKEMGIPVGPGRGSAAGSLVAFALKITDIDPLKYDLLFERFLNPERVSMPDIDTDFCQRRRKEIIEYMIEKYGKYNVAQVITFNKMLAKGVIRDVARVLDMPYKEADDFAKLIPNRLGITLKGYEKNGEFIEGAWELEPKIKELVESNELAKQVWEYSLNLENLNRNAGVHAAALVVDSQKELWHKTPLFASEKTGGIVTQYSMKYLEPVDLIKFDFLGLKTLTVIDDALKIIKTQHKISVDFLSLDMDDPKVYKTIQSGDTVGIFQIESGMFQGLNKRLRPSSFEDIIAIIALGRPGPMESGMVDDFVNRKHGVEPIAYAFKELEPILKPTYGTIVYQEQVMQIVQTIGGFSLGEADLIRRAMGKKDAQIMADNKAKFVEGAKNLGHDGQKAANLWDLIVKFAGYGFNKSHSAAYAMITFQTAYLKTYYKHEFMAAMLTSESNKIESVARYIDEVRALEIEVMPPHINSSMQDFSVAEFKNQKGELEKKIVFGLGAVKGVGGEPIKNIIEERVKGDYKSLEDFISRVDFSKLTKKSLEPLVKSGSLDNLGYTRKTMLANLDLICDAGRAKDKANEMMQGGNSLFGAMEGGIKEQVILDMTDLGEHDAKTLLECEYETLGIHVSGNPLDEFKEEIKGFKNLVKSIDIEELEIGSQAYLLGKIMEVKKKIGKRSGKPYGTADILDRYGKFELMLFEKQLNALEELDINKPLVFKCKIEEQEEVARLRLFEILDLESAREVKIPKARYKDPEKQKEEVREIPPMEMLASSSCSLAIVLENDVKKEFLRQIKESALKHQGKRPLYLIIKDKDKQFKIQSDLMVNEKIKDDFKELEWRDLA is encoded by the coding sequence ATGAAAGAGAATAAAGCCTTTACGCATTTGCACTTGCACACAGAATATTCGCTTTTAGACGGGGCGAACAAGATTAAAATCTTAGCCAAGCGCATTAAAGAATTGGGCATGAAAAGCGTGAGCGTAACTGATCATGGGAATATGTTTGGAGCGATTGATTTTTACACGAGCATGAAAAAAGAAGGCATTAAGCCTATCATCGGCATGGAAGCGTATATCCATAATGATGACAACCTTTCTAGCAAAGAAACCAAGCAACGCTTCCATTTGTGCCTGTTCGCTAAAAACCAAGAGGGCTATGAAAACTTGATGTTCTTAAGCTCTATGGCGTATTTAGAAGGGTTTTATTATTTCCCGCGCATCAATAAAAAGCTTCTAAGGGAGCATTCTAAGGGCATTATCGCTTCTAGCGCGTGTTTGCAAGGGGAAGTTAATTACCATTTGAATACCAATAATGAGAGGAACCGCAAGTATGGGGCTAAAGGCTATGATGAAGCTAAAAGAATCGCTTGCGAATACCAGGAGATTTTTGAAGACGATTTTTATTTAGAAATCATGCGCCATGGCATTTTAGATCAGCGATTCATTGATGAGCAAGTCATTAAAATGTCTTTAGAAACGGGGTTAAAAATCATTGCCACCAACGACACCCACTACACCATGCCCAATGACGCCAAGGCTCAAGAAGTAGCGATGTGCGTAGCGATGGGTAAAACCCTAAACGATAAGGGGCGCTTGAAACACTCCGTGCATGAGTTTTACATTAAGTCCCCTGAAGAAATGGCAAAGCTCTTTGCAGATATTCCAGAAGCTTTAGAAAACACCCAAGAAATCGCTGATAAATGCGTTTTAGAGATTGATTTAAAAGACGATAAAAAGAACCCCCCAACCCCCCCAAGCTTCAAATTCACTAAAGCTTACGCTCAAAATGAGGGGCTGAATTTTGAAGATGACGCTTCTTATTTCGCCCATAAGGCTAGAGAAGGCTTGAAAGAGCGCTTGATCTTAGTACCTAAAGAAAAGCACGATCAATACAAAGAACGCCTAGAAAAAGAAATTGAAGTCATTACGAACATGAAATTCCCAGGGTATATGCTGATCGTGTGGGATTTTATCCGTTACGCTAAAGAAATGGGCATTCCTGTGGGACCTGGTAGGGGGAGCGCGGCCGGGAGTTTGGTGGCTTTTGCACTAAAAATCACGGATATTGACCCTTTGAAATACGATTTGCTCTTTGAAAGGTTTTTAAACCCTGAACGAGTCAGCATGCCTGATATTGATACGGATTTTTGCCAACGCCGGCGTAAGGAAATCATAGAATACATGATTGAAAAATACGGCAAATACAATGTGGCTCAAGTCATCACCTTTAACAAGATGTTGGCTAAAGGCGTGATCAGAGATGTCGCAAGGGTTTTGGACATGCCCTATAAAGAAGCCGATGATTTTGCCAAACTCATTCCTAACCGCTTAGGCATCACGCTTAAGGGTTATGAAAAAAATGGCGAGTTCATCGAGGGAGCGTGGGAATTAGAGCCTAAAATCAAAGAATTAGTAGAGAGTAATGAATTAGCCAAACAAGTGTGGGAGTATTCGCTCAATTTAGAGAATTTGAATCGTAACGCAGGCGTGCATGCCGCAGCCTTAGTGGTGGATAGCCAAAAAGAGTTGTGGCACAAAACCCCTTTGTTTGCCTCTGAAAAAACCGGCGGTATCGTTACGCAATATTCCATGAAGTATTTAGAGCCGGTGGATTTGATTAAGTTTGACTTTTTGGGGCTTAAAACCTTGACCGTGATTGATGATGCGCTTAAAATCATTAAAACGCAGCATAAAATTAGCGTGGATTTTTTATCGTTGGATATGGACGATCCGAAAGTGTATAAAACGATCCAAAGCGGGGACACGGTGGGGATATTCCAGATTGAATCCGGAATGTTTCAAGGGCTTAACAAGCGCTTAAGGCCTTCAAGCTTTGAAGACATTATTGCCATTATCGCGCTAGGGAGACCGGGACCCATGGAATCAGGCATGGTAGATGATTTTGTGAATAGAAAGCATGGCGTTGAGCCTATCGCTTATGCGTTTAAAGAATTAGAGCCGATTTTAAAGCCCACTTACGGCACGATCGTCTATCAAGAGCAGGTGATGCAAATCGTGCAAACTATCGGTGGTTTTAGTTTGGGTGAAGCGGATCTCATCCGCCGCGCTATGGGGAAAAAAGACGCTCAAATCATGGCGGACAATAAGGCTAAGTTTGTAGAAGGCGCTAAGAATTTAGGGCATGATGGCCAAAAAGCGGCTAATTTGTGGGATTTGATCGTTAAATTTGCTGGTTATGGTTTCAATAAATCGCATTCGGCCGCTTATGCGATGATCACTTTCCAAACGGCGTATTTAAAGACTTATTACAAGCATGAGTTCATGGCAGCGATGCTCACTAGCGAATCCAATAAGATCGAATCCGTGGCGCGCTATATTGATGAGGTCAGGGCTTTAGAAATTGAAGTGATGCCCCCACACATCAATTCTTCCATGCAAGATTTCAGCGTGGCGGAGTTTAAAAACCAAAAGGGCGAATTGGAAAAGAAAATCGTGTTTGGTTTAGGAGCGGTTAAAGGGGTTGGGGGTGAGCCGATTAAAAACATCATTGAAGAAAGGGTTAAAGGGGATTATAAGAGTTTAGAAGATTTTATTTCACGGGTGGATTTTTCTAAACTCACTAAAAAATCTTTAGAGCCATTAGTGAAATCAGGGAGCTTGGACAATTTAGGCTACACTAGAAAAACCATGCTCGCTAACTTGGATTTGATCTGTGATGCCGGGCGTGCTAAAGACAAGGCTAATGAAATGATGCAAGGGGGCAACTCCCTTTTTGGAGCCATGGAAGGCGGAATTAAAGAGCAGGTTATTTTGGACATGACTGATTTGGGCGAACATGACGCTAAAACGCTTTTAGAATGCGAGTATGAAACTTTAGGAATCCATGTTTCAGGCAACCCTTTAGATGAGTTTAAAGAAGAAATTAAGGGCTTTAAAAATTTAGTCAAAAGCATTGATATTGAAGAGTTAGAAATCGGATCGCAAGCTTATTTGCTGGGTAAAATCATGGAAGTTAAAAAGAAAATTGGCAAACGAAGCGGTAAGCCTTATGGTACGGCGGACATTTTGGACCGATACGGCAAGTTTGAACTCATGCTTTTTGAAAAGCAATTAAACGCCTTAGAAGAGTTGGATATTAATAAGCCTTTAGTGTTTAAATGCAAGATTGAGGAGCAAGAAGAAGTGGCGCGATTAAGGCTTTTTGAAATCTTGGATTTAGAGAGCGCTAGAGAGGTTAAAATCCCTAAAGCCCGTTATAAAGACCCTGAAAAGCAAAAAGAAGAGGTGCGCGAAATCCCCCCCATGGAAATGCTCGCTTCTAGCTCTTGCTCTTTAGCGATCGTGTTAGAAAACGATGTGAAAAAAGAGTTTTTAAGACAAATCAAAGAGAGCGCTCTAAAACACCAGGGCAAACGCCCCTTGTATTTGATCATCAAAGATAAGGATAAACAATTCAAAATCCAAAGCGATTTAATGGTAAATGAAAAGATTAAGGACGATTTTAAAGAATTAGAGTGGAGGGATTTGGCTTGA
- a CDS encoding META domain-containing protein encodes MNLRLAGASVLTACVFSGCFFLKMFDKKLSSNDWHIQKVEMNHQVYDIETMLADSAFREHEEEQDSSLNTALPEDKAALEAKEQEQKEKRKHWYELFRKKPKPKSSMGEFVFDQKENRIYGKGYCNRYFASYVWQGDRHIGIEDSGISRKVCKDEHLMAFELEFMENFKGNFTVTKGKDTLILDNQKMKIYLKTP; translated from the coding sequence TTGAATTTACGATTGGCTGGAGCAAGCGTTTTAACGGCTTGTGTCTTTTCGGGGTGTTTTTTTTTAAAAATGTTTGATAAAAAACTTTCTAGTAACGATTGGCATATCCAAAAAGTAGAAATGAACCATCAAGTGTATGACATTGAAACCATGCTCGCTGATAGCGCTTTTAGAGAGCATGAAGAAGAGCAAGATTCCTCTCTAAATACCGCTTTACCTGAAGATAAAGCAGCACTTGAAGCCAAAGAGCAGGAACAAAAAGAAAAAAGAAAACACTGGTATGAGCTTTTTAGAAAGAAGCCAAAGCCTAAAAGCTCTATGGGAGAGTTTGTGTTTGACCAAAAAGAAAATCGTATTTATGGCAAAGGCTATTGCAACCGGTATTTTGCCAGCTATGTATGGCAGGGCGATAGGCACATTGGGATTGAAGATAGCGGGATTTCAAGAAAAGTGTGTAAAGATGAGCATTTAATGGCGTTTGAATTGGAATTTATGGAGAATTTTAAGGGTAATTTTACGGTAACTAAGGGCAAGGACACGCTCATTTTAGACAACCAAAAAATGAAAATTTATTTGAAAACGCCTTGA
- a CDS encoding outer membrane protein has translation MLKRIILLGALGVLASAEESTAFVGVNYQVSMIQNQTKMVNDNGLQKPLIKFPPYAGAGFEVGYKQFFGKKKWFGMRYYGFFDYAHNRFGVMKKGIPVGESGFIYNSFSFGGTTLTERDSYQGQYYINLFTYGVGLDTLWNFVNKENMVFGFVVGIQLAGDSWATSISKEIAHYAKHHSDSSYSPANFQFLWKFGVRTHIAKHNSLELGIKVPTITHRLFSITNEKGYTLQADVRRVYAFQISYLRDF, from the coding sequence ATGTTGAAAAGAATTATATTGTTAGGGGCTTTGGGTGTTTTAGCGAGCGCTGAAGAGAGCACGGCTTTTGTGGGAGTCAATTACCAGGTGAGCATGATACAAAATCAGACTAAAATGGTGAATGACAACGGCTTGCAAAAGCCTTTGATAAAGTTCCCGCCTTACGCAGGAGCGGGTTTTGAAGTGGGCTATAAGCAATTTTTTGGTAAGAAAAAATGGTTTGGCATGCGTTATTATGGGTTTTTTGACTACGCGCACAACCGCTTTGGCGTGATGAAAAAGGGTATTCCTGTGGGTGAGAGCGGGTTTATTTACAATAGTTTTAGTTTTGGAGGGACGACTTTAACCGAAAGGGATTCCTATCAGGGGCAATACTATATCAATTTATTCACTTATGGTGTAGGGTTGGATACGCTGTGGAATTTTGTGAATAAAGAAAACATGGTTTTTGGTTTTGTGGTGGGGATCCAATTGGCTGGGGATAGTTGGGCAACGAGCATCAGTAAAGAGATCGCTCATTATGCAAAGCACCACAGCGATTCCAGTTACAGCCCGGCCAATTTCCAGTTTTTATGGAAGTTTGGGGTCCGCACCCATATCGCTAAACACAATAGCCTGGAATTAGGGATTAAAGTGCCTACGATCACGCACCGGCTTTTCTCCATTACCAACGAAAAGGGATACACCTTGCAGGCTGATGTGCGCAGGGTCTATGCGTTTCAGATCAGTTACTTGAGGGATTTTTAA
- a CDS encoding MlaD family protein, translating to MERHVNYTLIGGLFFLCLVCMVGFILWLGHLGLDDGKYYEYVVYTDKDLGGIATNSPINYKGIQVGNVIKVGFAKDKVGVVRLDLMIKSSVKIRKDSKVAVSSRGFMGLKFLALEQSHNEEFYGSGDKGERILIFKEGLMDRLSGDANQVVQEVMKAIRNVNRILDDENVEKFKHILASVDDLIANLDSRKTQFDSLISNANNLVSNVNNVALDVDKRVKQGQYDFKAMFTPLIMQAQLSLRNIDNFVEKGSALIDKFDANPYKTIFGERK from the coding sequence TTGGAAAGGCATGTAAATTACACTTTAATCGGCGGGCTCTTCTTTTTATGCTTAGTGTGCATGGTAGGCTTTATTTTATGGCTAGGCCATTTGGGATTAGATGACGGAAAATATTATGAATACGTGGTCTATACGGACAAAGACTTGGGAGGCATTGCGACCAACTCGCCCATTAATTACAAAGGGATTCAAGTGGGTAATGTCATCAAGGTGGGTTTTGCAAAGGATAAAGTGGGGGTGGTCCGTTTGGATTTGATGATTAAATCCAGCGTTAAGATCCGCAAAGACTCCAAAGTGGCGGTTTCTTCTAGAGGGTTTATGGGGTTAAAATTTTTAGCCTTAGAGCAAAGCCACAATGAAGAATTTTATGGTAGTGGCGATAAAGGGGAGCGGATTTTAATCTTTAAAGAAGGGCTTATGGATCGCTTGAGCGGTGATGCTAATCAAGTGGTGCAAGAAGTGATGAAAGCGATCAGGAATGTGAATAGGATTTTAGACGATGAAAACGTGGAAAAATTCAAGCACATTCTCGCTTCAGTAGATGATCTCATCGCTAACTTGGATTCAAGAAAGACTCAATTTGATTCGCTAATCAGCAACGCTAACAACCTTGTTTCTAATGTCAATAACGTGGCTTTAGATGTGGATAAACGCGTCAAACAGGGGCAATACGACTTTAAGGCGATGTTCACTCCCTTAATCATGCAAGCGCAGTTGAGCTTAAGAAACATTGATAATTTTGTGGAAAAAGGCTCTGCTTTGATAGATAAATTTGACGCTAACCCCTATAAAACGATTTTTGGAGAAAGGAAATAA